Proteins encoded within one genomic window of Spirulina major PCC 6313:
- a CDS encoding CPP1-like family protein yields MSEQNSYEILGVATEASFDEIQSARSRLSQEYSSDRKQVEKIEAAYDAIIMDRLKLRQEGKIKVPEGIRFPEQKKPKPAPVAESSPSPSWLQDYLDTPSQWDIVIPAMVFGVGAALTLLAQSPNDPVLALVFTFGLVGNVYFITRKEKRFGRALLISLLAIVVGTTIGSLLANLSGVPLGNGGLSAAQVVNVVTLVIFWLVSSFLR; encoded by the coding sequence ATGAGCGAACAAAACTCCTATGAAATCCTGGGTGTAGCGACAGAAGCATCCTTTGACGAGATCCAATCTGCCCGGAGTCGCCTCAGTCAAGAATATAGTAGCGATCGCAAGCAGGTCGAAAAGATCGAAGCGGCCTACGATGCGATCATTATGGATCGCCTCAAACTCCGCCAAGAAGGAAAAATCAAAGTGCCCGAAGGCATCCGTTTTCCGGAACAAAAAAAACCCAAGCCGGCCCCCGTGGCGGAGTCATCCCCCTCGCCGTCTTGGCTCCAAGATTATCTAGACACCCCTTCCCAGTGGGACATTGTGATTCCGGCGATGGTCTTTGGGGTGGGAGCGGCGTTGACGCTCTTGGCCCAAAGTCCCAATGATCCGGTGCTGGCCTTGGTGTTTACCTTTGGGCTGGTGGGGAATGTCTATTTCATCACCCGTAAAGAAAAGCGGTTTGGCCGGGCGCTGTTGATTTCGCTGTTGGCGATCGTGGTGGGCACGACAATCGGGTCACTGTTGGCCAATTTGAGCGGGGTTCCCCTGGGTAATGGGGGGTTATCTGCGGCCCAAGTGGTGAATGTGGTGACGTTGGTGATCTTTTGGCTGGTGAGTAGTTTCCTACGGTAG
- a CDS encoding response regulator transcription factor, giving the protein MATDPTTKILIVDDDPAIRNLVHRFLRQKDYHVEAAADGKSALELFERFNPALVILDVNLPDALGYNLCEEMQKRTDVFVLMLTSRTDTEDKAIGFRKGADDYLTKPFDLQELELRVSAILKRIRPVSQPVTQKLLQFENLTIDPLQRAVQVNGSEVPFTTLEFDLLYYLAKNPNQALSRAQLISEVWDYDESSLGDQRVVDVHIGQIRKKIEANASQPSLITTIRGFGYKFNVANADA; this is encoded by the coding sequence ATGGCGACCGACCCCACCACCAAGATCCTCATCGTGGATGACGACCCGGCGATCCGTAATCTGGTGCATCGCTTTCTTCGCCAGAAAGACTATCACGTCGAAGCTGCCGCTGATGGGAAATCGGCCCTAGAACTCTTTGAACGCTTCAACCCCGCCCTGGTCATTCTTGACGTTAACCTTCCCGATGCCCTCGGTTACAACCTCTGCGAAGAGATGCAAAAGCGTACCGATGTCTTCGTCCTCATGCTCACCAGCCGCACCGACACCGAAGACAAAGCGATCGGCTTTCGCAAAGGCGCAGACGACTACCTCACCAAACCCTTCGACCTCCAAGAATTAGAACTGCGGGTCAGTGCCATTCTCAAGCGCATTCGCCCCGTCAGTCAGCCCGTCACCCAAAAACTCCTCCAGTTTGAAAACCTCACCATTGATCCCCTCCAACGCGCCGTCCAAGTCAACGGCAGCGAAGTCCCCTTCACCACCTTAGAATTTGACCTCCTCTATTACCTCGCCAAAAACCCCAACCAAGCCCTCAGCCGCGCCCAGTTAATCAGCGAAGTCTGGGACTATGACGAATCCTCCCTCGGCGATCAGCGGGTTGTGGATGTCCACATCGGCCAAATCCGCAAAAAAATCGAAGCCAACGCCTCCCAACCCTCCCTAATCACCACCATTCGCGGTTTTGGCTACAAGTTCAACGTCGCCAATGCCGACGCTTAA
- a CDS encoding IS1 family transposase (programmed frameshift): MECRLCGHPKTHKHGKMPNGHQRYFCPHCQQTFAESFDTLYYYRHVTPEQIEQVLQAHSEGTSLRGVSRISGLAYNTVVSIIRAASAKALLVHNDQVQGVETEDVSADEMWSFVKKHKQCLPEEVEVGDCWIAMSLADSSGLILTARVGKHTDELIEELVVSTEGKTHCQQWNSDNWGGYERVLPLEIEHYIGKDQTQRLERTNGIIRQQTGRWHRRQNKFGKLWQQTKVTVRLVVSYFNWIWQHSRYKSTAAQRAGLTDHRWSWQDILSFPTII; encoded by the exons ATGGAATGTCGGCTCTGCGGTCATCCCAAAACCCACAAACACGGCAAAATGCCCAATGGTCATCAACGCTACTTCTGCCCTCACTGCCAGCAAACCTTTGCCGAGAGTTTTGACACCCTCTACTACTATCGCCATGTTACTCCGGAGCAGATTGAGCAAGTACTTCAAGCCCACAGTGAAGGCACTAGCTTGCGAGGAGTCAGCCGCATCAGCGGATTAGCCTATAACACCGTGGTCAGTATTATTCGTGCCGCCAGTGCTAAAGCTTTGCTGGTTCATAACGACCAAGTGCAGGGCGTGGAAACGGAGGACGTGAGTGCTGATGAGATGTGGTCATTCGTGAAAAAACA CAAACAATGCTTGCCCGAAGAAGTTGAAGTAGGCGATTGCTGGATTGCGATGAGTTTGGCAGATTCGAGCGGGTTAATCTTGACAGCACGAGTGGGGAAACACACCGATGAACTGATTGAAGAACTGGTGGTGAGCACGGAGGGAAAGACCCATTGCCAGCAATGGAATAGTGACAACTGGGGAGGATATGAGCGGGTACTGCCGCTGGAAATTGAGCACTACATTGGCAAAGACCAAACGCAACGGTTGGAGCGTACCAATGGAATTATCAGGCAGCAGACGGGTAGGTGGCATCGACGACAGAACAAGTTTGGCAAACTGTGGCAGCAGACAAAGGTGACGGTGCGTTTAGTGGTGAGTTATTTCAACTGGATCTGGCAGCACAGTCGCTACAAGAGCACGGCGGCACAACGAGCAGGATTGACTGACCATCGCTGGAGTTGGCAGGATATCCTCTCCTTCCCCACAATAATCTAA
- a CDS encoding TetR/AcrR family transcriptional regulator, translating into MPVDSGRSSNSTDKRDVILDGAIAEFLNRGYAAASMDRVATAASVSKATVYNHFQSKDQLFVAIIERLVRSKFAGIFEPEQVAKMVNEPPQSFLRTLATTMLQVPANDPEYLGLMRTVIAESERFPELAETFLRELPAVALASLTYYFTHCPHLDVPDPEATARIFVGAIAHFIITQHLLPGAEIIPLDPARLIDTLVTLITTPQP; encoded by the coding sequence ATGCCTGTTGATTCTGGTCGCTCTTCCAATTCCACTGATAAACGTGATGTGATCCTCGATGGAGCGATCGCGGAATTCCTCAACCGGGGCTATGCGGCCGCCAGTATGGATCGCGTCGCCACAGCGGCCAGCGTCTCCAAAGCCACGGTCTACAACCATTTTCAAAGCAAAGATCAATTGTTTGTGGCCATCATTGAACGCTTGGTGCGCAGTAAATTTGCGGGTATTTTTGAACCGGAACAGGTGGCCAAAATGGTCAACGAACCGCCTCAGTCGTTCCTGCGCACCTTGGCCACCACGATGCTGCAAGTCCCCGCCAATGACCCCGAATATCTCGGACTAATGCGCACTGTGATCGCCGAATCCGAACGTTTCCCCGAACTCGCCGAAACCTTCCTCCGGGAACTACCCGCCGTCGCCCTCGCCTCTCTCACCTACTATTTCACCCATTGCCCCCATTTAGATGTGCCCGACCCCGAAGCCACAGCACGGATTTTCGTGGGTGCGATCGCGCATTTCATCATCACCCAACACCTCCTCCCCGGCGCTGAAATTATCCCCCTCGACCCCGCCCGCCTCATCGATACCCTCGTCACCCTGATCACCACACCCCAGCCCTAA
- a CDS encoding HlyD family efflux transporter periplasmic adaptor subunit, whose translation MSSLPLTPPTSKPWRRWTGLGLAVLGLTAGGLYWQQQSVADVPAASPIQVVERETVTALGRLEPQGEAIQVQASTASQEQRIAALRVGLGDRVSAGQIIAVLDGRDRLAAAVAEAQSRVQIAIAQLNQVQAGAKPGAIAAQQATITQITADRAAQLQAQQAVVAEREAELENAIAEFRRYDSLYQDGAISALDHDQKQLARDTAQRRLETARAELTRLQTTQAPELQAATATLEQLAEVRTVDVQAAQAQVAQAQAAVQQAQANLEQLDVRSPRDGVVLDVYTQGGEVISPDGIIELGQTAQMVAIAEIYQSDIQAIRPGQTARITSAALREPLTGTVTQIGAKVQQQEVVNTDPSSNIDARVIEVTIHLDPDASDRARSFTNLQVEIEIALGD comes from the coding sequence ATGTCTTCGCTCCCCCTCACTCCCCCCACCTCTAAACCCTGGCGACGCTGGACGGGTTTGGGTTTAGCTGTCCTGGGCTTAACGGCGGGCGGGCTGTATTGGCAACAACAATCGGTGGCGGATGTGCCCGCCGCGTCGCCGATTCAGGTGGTGGAACGGGAGACGGTGACGGCGTTGGGGCGTTTAGAACCTCAAGGGGAGGCGATTCAAGTCCAAGCGTCCACCGCGAGCCAAGAGCAACGGATTGCAGCATTGCGGGTGGGCCTGGGCGATCGCGTCTCGGCGGGGCAGATTATCGCCGTCCTCGATGGGCGCGATCGCCTCGCTGCCGCCGTCGCCGAAGCCCAAAGCCGGGTCCAGATTGCGATCGCCCAACTCAACCAAGTGCAGGCGGGGGCGAAACCGGGGGCGATCGCGGCTCAACAGGCCACGATCACCCAAATCACAGCCGATCGCGCCGCCCAACTCCAAGCCCAGCAGGCCGTTGTGGCGGAACGGGAGGCGGAGTTAGAAAACGCGATCGCAGAATTTCGCCGCTACGATTCCCTCTATCAAGATGGGGCCATTTCCGCCCTCGACCATGACCAAAAACAACTGGCCCGCGACACCGCCCAACGCCGCCTCGAAACCGCCCGCGCCGAACTAACCCGCCTCCAAACCACCCAAGCCCCCGAACTCCAAGCCGCCACCGCCACCTTGGAGCAACTGGCCGAGGTGCGCACCGTTGATGTGCAGGCAGCCCAAGCCCAAGTTGCCCAAGCCCAAGCCGCCGTGCAGCAAGCCCAGGCTAATCTTGAGCAGCTTGATGTGCGATCGCCCCGTGACGGCGTGGTGTTGGATGTCTATACCCAGGGCGGCGAGGTGATTAGCCCCGACGGCATTATTGAACTGGGGCAGACGGCGCAGATGGTGGCGATCGCGGAAATTTATCAAAGCGACATCCAAGCCATCCGCCCCGGCCAAACTGCCAGGATCACCAGTGCCGCCCTCCGGGAACCCCTCACCGGAACCGTCACCCAAATTGGAGCCAAAGTCCAACAGCAAGAGGTGGTCAACACTGACCCCAGCAGCAACATCGATGCCCGCGTCATCGAAGTGACGATCCACCTCGACCCCGACGCGAGCGATCGCGCCCGCAGTTTTACCAACCTTCAAGTAGAAATTGAAATTGCCTTGGGGGATTAA